One segment of Arcanobacterium haemolyticum DSM 20595 DNA contains the following:
- the cysK gene encoding cysteine synthase A, protein MLYNNATELIGNTPLVRINRIAGTAATVAAKLEFYNPANSVKDRIGVAIIDAAEASGELAPGGTIIEATSGNTGIALAWVGAARGYKVILTMPESMSKERRALLRGFGAELVLTPKADGMRGAVEAAEKLVAETPGAIKASQFANAANPEKHYTTTGPEIWNDLDGNVDIFIAGIGTGGTITGTGKYLKEKNPELHIVAVEPAESPLLSEGKAGPHGIQGIGANFVPEVLDTEVYDEVLPVPSDAAIDFARRAAHEEGLMVGISAGAALYAAAQVAARPENAGKTIVAIIPDFGERYVSTPLFAGLTD, encoded by the coding sequence ATGCTGTACAACAACGCAACCGAACTCATCGGTAATACGCCACTCGTACGAATCAACCGCATCGCAGGCACCGCCGCAACCGTGGCCGCAAAACTTGAATTCTACAACCCAGCAAACTCGGTGAAAGACCGCATCGGCGTGGCCATCATTGACGCCGCCGAAGCCTCCGGTGAACTCGCCCCAGGCGGGACCATCATCGAAGCCACCTCGGGAAACACCGGAATCGCACTCGCCTGGGTAGGCGCTGCGCGAGGCTACAAAGTCATCCTCACTATGCCAGAATCCATGTCCAAAGAACGCCGTGCGCTCCTACGCGGATTCGGCGCTGAACTCGTGCTCACACCCAAGGCAGACGGCATGCGCGGCGCGGTAGAAGCCGCAGAAAAGCTCGTTGCAGAAACTCCAGGCGCAATCAAAGCCTCCCAATTCGCCAACGCAGCCAACCCAGAAAAACACTACACCACCACAGGCCCAGAAATCTGGAATGATCTAGACGGAAACGTAGACATCTTCATCGCAGGAATCGGAACTGGCGGAACCATCACCGGCACAGGAAAATACCTCAAAGAAAAGAACCCAGAACTCCACATCGTTGCCGTAGAACCAGCCGAATCCCCACTCCTCTCCGAAGGGAAAGCCGGACCACACGGCATCCAAGGAATCGGCGCAAACTTTGTGCCAGAAGTTCTAGACACCGAAGTGTACGACGAAGTGCTCCCCGTACCAAGCGACGCCGCAATCGACTTCGCCCGCCGCGCCGCACACGAAGAAGGCCTTATGGTAGGCATCTCCGCCGGCGCAGCACTCTATGCTGCAGCCCAGGTAGCAGCCCGTCCAGAAAACGCTGGCAAGACAATCGTTGCTATCATCCCAGACTTCGGCGAACGCTACGTTTCCACCCCGCTTTTCGCAGGGCTGACCGACTAA
- a CDS encoding PTS transporter subunit EIIB has translation MNELAEDFVLGLGGAENIIEAVPAYTRIRIEVGSIGAVNEDLLRAAGAHGVVRQKHYIQLIVGPSADELARAICDLIVA, from the coding sequence GTGAACGAATTGGCGGAAGATTTCGTCTTAGGGCTAGGCGGAGCAGAAAATATTATTGAAGCTGTGCCTGCGTATACGCGTATTCGAATCGAAGTGGGCTCGATCGGGGCCGTGAACGAAGATTTGTTGCGTGCTGCAGGCGCCCACGGAGTTGTCCGGCAAAAGCACTACATTCAGTTGATTGTGGGGCCTAGTGCGGACGAACTCGCGCGGGCAATCTGCGATCTTATTGTTGCGTAG
- a CDS encoding formate/nitrite transporter family protein, translating to MDSLTQTIENQADVGVAKAKKAQHVGAYLVGGALAGAFVGIGCLFMYTGPAGMYVHHSDLAGTMMGLVFGIGLILVVYAGGELATSGMMIMPLAAIRHKVSVLRAAWMIMFMLIGNLVGSIVLSALITGAHVFKPGSLPHQMLDGVVSGKLAKDYSEVFFRAILCNVMVCLAIWTISRMKTEIGQIIVIVWAITVFVAAGFEHVVANMTSFSLAMMNGIDGITVGNAAMSLLVAGAGNLVGGMVVVGGTYVLAAKMEA from the coding sequence ATGGATTCATTAACTCAGACGATTGAAAACCAGGCCGATGTAGGCGTGGCAAAAGCAAAGAAGGCTCAACATGTTGGCGCCTACCTGGTAGGTGGAGCATTGGCTGGTGCTTTCGTAGGCATCGGGTGTTTGTTCATGTACACCGGCCCGGCCGGGATGTATGTTCACCACTCTGATCTTGCAGGCACCATGATGGGGCTCGTGTTCGGCATCGGGCTCATTCTGGTTGTGTATGCAGGTGGCGAATTGGCTACCTCAGGCATGATGATCATGCCGTTGGCTGCGATCCGCCACAAGGTGTCGGTATTGCGCGCCGCATGGATGATTATGTTTATGCTGATCGGCAACTTGGTTGGTTCAATTGTTCTTTCGGCGCTGATTACGGGCGCTCACGTGTTTAAGCCAGGATCGCTCCCCCACCAGATGCTTGACGGCGTGGTGAGCGGAAAACTGGCAAAAGATTATTCGGAAGTTTTCTTCCGTGCAATCTTGTGTAACGTGATGGTCTGTTTGGCAATCTGGACTATCAGCCGTATGAAAACGGAGATTGGCCAGATCATCGTGATCGTCTGGGCAATCACTGTGTTCGTTGCCGCTGGTTTTGAACACGTGGTGGCTAACATGACCTCGTTCTCTTTGGCCATGATGAACGGAATCGACGGCATTACTGTGGGCAACGCTGCGATGAGCCTGCTGGTTGCCGGCGCGGGCAACCTCGTAGGCGGCATGGTTGTTGTTGGCGGAACGTACGTTCTGGCCGCAAAGATGGAAGCGTAA
- a CDS encoding M13 family metallopeptidase, translating into MSIDNTAQQVAEQLNFAVRPQDDLFRHVNGAWIDSTEIPADQSSAGSFIDLHNQAEEDVRTIITDLAATGSEDPDAAKIGALYNSFMNEGVINGLGATPLAPEFNVLDSAASKEDLEIAIAQFYTTGIGAPFGIGTDADRNNPDQYIPWAYQSGIGLPDEAFYRAEEYAEILDAYRTFIPTLYSLATGSTDVDAKDAAEQILAVETAIASHHFSVVESRNAELTNNVMSYDEFTQLAGSFNLKAILAAIGITADNAPEILCMTPRSFTGLGEVWEKFDIDALRTYLRWHVVLARAPYLSDDISAANFAFYGTTLSGQEVQRDRWKRAVMLVNDGLGEAVGKVYVAKHFPPAHKEKMEQLVADLLDAYRESISTLDWMTEETRERALAKLAAFTPKIGYPVRWKDYSDLAISSDDLMGNIRAIAAFEHAEDIAKLGTTVDRDEWHMTPQTVNAYYNPVMNEIVFPAAILQPPFFDADADAAWNYGGIGAVIGHEIGHGFDDQGSKYDGTGRLNNWWTDKDREEFEKRTKALVDQYSAYVPAQFPDDSPHHVNGELTLGENIGDLGGLTIALKAYNIACKRDGLASSADAPEIAGFTGIQRVLLSYARIWQEKRRDELMLQRVATDPHSPAEFRANGVVKNVDAFAEAFDVQPGDALYLAPEDRVRIW; encoded by the coding sequence ATGAGTATTGATAACACCGCCCAACAGGTTGCGGAACAGCTTAACTTCGCCGTCCGCCCTCAAGATGATCTTTTCCGTCATGTCAACGGAGCTTGGATTGATTCAACCGAAATCCCAGCAGATCAATCGTCCGCCGGTTCCTTCATCGATCTGCATAACCAGGCTGAAGAAGACGTCCGGACTATCATCACTGATTTAGCCGCCACGGGGTCGGAAGATCCTGATGCTGCCAAGATTGGCGCGCTCTACAACTCGTTTATGAACGAAGGCGTGATCAACGGCTTGGGCGCTACCCCGCTTGCACCAGAATTCAATGTGCTTGACAGTGCAGCATCCAAGGAAGATCTGGAAATCGCTATCGCCCAGTTCTACACCACGGGCATTGGCGCTCCGTTCGGAATTGGCACCGATGCCGATCGCAACAACCCAGATCAGTACATTCCTTGGGCATACCAATCTGGTATTGGCCTTCCAGATGAAGCGTTCTACCGCGCGGAAGAATACGCTGAAATCTTGGATGCCTACCGAACCTTTATTCCTACCCTCTATTCGCTGGCCACCGGTTCTACCGATGTGGATGCGAAGGATGCCGCCGAACAGATTTTGGCAGTTGAAACCGCTATTGCATCCCACCACTTCAGCGTTGTGGAATCGCGCAATGCGGAACTCACCAACAACGTCATGTCCTACGATGAGTTCACCCAGTTGGCTGGTAGCTTCAACCTCAAGGCTATCTTGGCAGCGATTGGCATTACCGCAGACAACGCTCCAGAAATCTTGTGTATGACACCACGTTCGTTCACTGGTTTGGGTGAGGTGTGGGAGAAGTTCGATATCGATGCGTTGCGCACCTACTTGCGTTGGCACGTTGTTTTAGCACGCGCTCCTTATCTTTCTGACGATATTTCCGCGGCGAACTTCGCATTCTACGGCACCACACTTTCTGGCCAGGAAGTTCAGCGTGATCGCTGGAAGCGCGCCGTTATGCTAGTGAACGATGGCCTTGGCGAAGCCGTTGGCAAGGTGTACGTGGCCAAGCACTTCCCGCCGGCCCACAAGGAAAAGATGGAACAGCTTGTTGCTGATCTTCTTGATGCCTACCGTGAATCCATCTCAACTCTGGATTGGATGACTGAAGAAACCCGCGAGCGCGCACTTGCCAAGCTGGCCGCCTTCACGCCGAAGATCGGCTACCCAGTGCGCTGGAAGGATTACTCTGATCTGGCCATTTCTTCGGATGATCTGATGGGTAATATTCGTGCGATCGCTGCGTTTGAGCACGCTGAAGATATCGCCAAGTTGGGTACCACGGTGGATCGCGATGAATGGCATATGACTCCACAAACAGTGAACGCTTACTACAACCCGGTTATGAACGAGATCGTGTTCCCTGCAGCTATCCTGCAACCGCCTTTCTTCGATGCCGATGCGGACGCCGCCTGGAACTACGGTGGCATTGGGGCCGTGATTGGCCACGAAATCGGCCATGGGTTCGATGATCAGGGTTCGAAGTACGATGGCACGGGCCGTTTGAACAACTGGTGGACTGATAAGGATCGCGAAGAGTTCGAGAAGCGCACGAAGGCGCTTGTGGATCAGTATTCGGCGTATGTTCCAGCGCAGTTCCCAGATGATTCCCCACACCACGTCAATGGTGAGCTTACTTTGGGCGAAAACATTGGCGATCTTGGCGGCCTCACGATCGCACTGAAGGCATACAACATTGCGTGCAAGCGCGATGGTCTGGCTTCCTCGGCGGACGCTCCAGAGATTGCAGGATTCACTGGCATTCAGCGTGTTCTTCTTTCGTATGCACGTATTTGGCAGGAAAAGCGCCGCGATGAATTGATGCTTCAGCGTGTGGCAACCGATCCGCACTCCCCGGCAGAATTCCGTGCCAACGGTGTGGTGAAGAACGTTGATGCATTTGCTGAAGCGTTTGACGTTCAGCCAGGCGATGCTCTCTACCTTGCACCAGAAGATCGCGTTCGGATCTGGTAA
- a CDS encoding ribose-5-phosphate isomerase, with translation MRVHIAADHAGFELKAHLIEHLREQGHEVTDHGYETYDKLDAYPPVCFAAGEAVVADPGSLGIVIGGSGNGEQIAANKVAGVRAALVWNEEIASLAREHNNANVISLGARQHSLEEATRFVDVFLSTGYDPESRHQSRIDMMSDYEK, from the coding sequence ATGCGAGTACATATTGCGGCGGACCACGCCGGTTTTGAATTGAAAGCCCATCTCATCGAACATTTGCGTGAACAGGGGCATGAAGTCACTGATCACGGTTACGAAACATACGATAAATTGGACGCATACCCACCAGTGTGTTTCGCGGCAGGCGAAGCGGTAGTTGCAGATCCGGGTTCGCTCGGCATTGTTATTGGCGGTTCCGGCAACGGCGAACAGATAGCAGCTAACAAGGTTGCTGGTGTTCGTGCGGCCCTCGTATGGAACGAAGAAATCGCTTCCTTGGCACGCGAACACAACAACGCGAACGTGATTTCGCTTGGCGCCCGCCAGCACTCGCTGGAGGAAGCAACCCGCTTCGTTGATGTTTTCCTTAGCACTGGTTACGATCCAGAATCCCGCCACCAGTCACGTATTGACATGATGAGCGATTACGAAAAGTAA
- a CDS encoding sialidase family protein, producing the protein MIEAIGEPRRLCAPSDKGEVRIPALANVAGETVCLFDVRPAPASGAGRAFTGEVMASDLPNPNYLAYVSVDHPSDPIRFTDEPAISSDACVASEGASITVAYGSVDGPVSYMSSRFTGPRLVPWLAYGADLDSLAHHRLDVLYEETRADALFATSGSTITIDDMAFVPYTMRCGDEAHVRIAHFRRGELVDLSGPITAPHAQIDETSLAYDPAGTVILNARIQGFEGRGAGGRLVAYSSDGLTFTCPDRVEIPHPGSNAKALGHMLIHPHSLTARERGAIVDMRTGRILFDFGPGEFGYSDAIWAPDGTLCVVAERNNELWEWRLAGVPGA; encoded by the coding sequence ATGATTGAAGCGATTGGGGAACCGCGGCGGTTATGTGCGCCTTCGGATAAGGGAGAAGTTCGGATCCCGGCATTGGCCAATGTAGCCGGCGAAACCGTGTGTTTGTTTGATGTTCGCCCGGCGCCGGCTAGCGGAGCTGGCCGTGCGTTCACCGGCGAAGTCATGGCATCAGATTTACCGAACCCGAATTACCTGGCGTACGTTTCTGTGGATCACCCCTCCGATCCGATTCGTTTTACTGATGAACCGGCGATTTCCTCCGATGCTTGCGTGGCATCTGAAGGAGCATCTATCACGGTGGCGTATGGGTCGGTTGATGGGCCGGTCAGCTATATGTCGTCTCGCTTTACCGGCCCGCGTCTGGTGCCCTGGCTGGCCTACGGTGCAGATCTGGATTCGCTGGCACATCACCGCCTTGACGTGCTTTACGAAGAAACACGAGCCGATGCCCTTTTTGCTACCTCGGGTTCCACGATCACGATTGATGACATGGCGTTCGTGCCGTACACCATGCGGTGTGGCGATGAGGCCCATGTACGTATTGCTCACTTCCGCCGTGGCGAACTGGTAGATCTCTCTGGCCCAATCACGGCACCACACGCCCAGATTGATGAAACATCCCTTGCCTACGATCCTGCCGGCACAGTGATTCTTAATGCTCGCATCCAAGGATTCGAAGGGCGTGGGGCAGGGGGCCGCCTTGTCGCATATTCGTCTGATGGTCTAACGTTCACCTGCCCGGATCGGGTAGAGATCCCCCATCCGGGCAGTAACGCGAAAGCTTTAGGCCACATGCTGATTCACCCACATTCGCTCACAGCACGGGAGCGTGGAGCGATCGTGGATATGCGAACCGGCAGAATTCTTTTCGATTTTGGCCCAGGTGAATTCGGCTATTCTGATGCGATTTGGGCACCGGATGGCACGCTGTGTGTAGTTGCCGAACGCAACAATGAACTGTGGGAGTGGCGCTTAGCCGGCGTGCCGGGCGCGTAA
- a CDS encoding IMPACT family protein, which yields MITLLRLPAGTELRSELEIKRSRFITLIRRVESADSARQLVADARAEFPDARHHCSAYVVSVPGAQPLSHSSDDGEPSGTAGRPMLDVLTGGGLTDIAAVVVRYFGGTLLGTGGLVRAYSDAVRLTLSDTPLVQPVTRSIQRLVLPHASAGKFEAEARGRGYAVVETLYESDGVVFRVAVDNVDQFGIFVSENSRGEIEPIPDGSLILDQPAGTCSL from the coding sequence ATGATTACTTTACTCCGTTTACCTGCCGGCACCGAGTTACGATCTGAACTTGAGATCAAACGTTCGCGCTTCATTACGCTGATTCGGCGCGTTGAATCTGCCGATTCTGCACGCCAACTCGTGGCGGACGCGCGCGCAGAATTTCCTGACGCCCGCCACCATTGCAGTGCATACGTAGTTTCGGTTCCTGGCGCCCAGCCACTGTCACATTCTTCTGACGACGGCGAACCGTCCGGTACCGCTGGACGCCCCATGTTGGATGTGCTCACGGGTGGCGGACTAACAGATATCGCCGCGGTTGTTGTGCGCTACTTCGGCGGTACCCTCCTTGGCACAGGCGGTTTAGTGCGTGCCTATTCGGACGCCGTACGGCTTACACTCTCCGACACTCCATTGGTTCAGCCTGTTACTAGGAGCATACAACGCCTGGTTCTCCCCCACGCGAGCGCCGGAAAATTTGAGGCGGAGGCACGTGGGCGAGGCTACGCCGTCGTCGAAACTCTGTACGAATCCGATGGTGTTGTGTTCCGTGTGGCGGTAGATAATGTGGATCAATTCGGCATATTCGTTTCGGAAAACTCGCGCGGGGAAATCGAACCAATCCCAGATGGGAGCCTAATTCTTGACCAACCAGCCGGCACGTGTTCACTCTAA
- the pepN gene encoding aminopeptidase N — MPGQNLTRVEAAARADIITSHSYRVELDLRGDTTFRSQTTAKFGATAGASTFIDLIAQSVEKIVLNGVELPTAAYADSRITLENLKEENELYVDATCVFSHTGEGLHRATDPADGEVYLYSQFEVPDSRRMYTVFEQPDLKAEFTFVVTAPEAWKVFSVSPTPEATPAGDGFATWEFSPTERISSYLTCIVAGPYEGVTDSHPSKDGRVIPMGVYARKSLAEYLDGEEIITITKQAMDFFEDAWDVPYPFRKYDQIFVPEYNAGAMEHPGCVTILDDYVFRSRPTQALVERRAITVVHELAHMWFGDLVTMKWWDDLWLNESFAEFTSHVATAEATAWKDAWVTFNSSEKSWAQMQDQLPSTHPIAADIRDLEDVQVNFDGITYGKGASVFQQLVAYVGRDAFFTGVSKYLKKKAWGNATLDDLLVELSAASGRDLTEWVKLWLQESGINILRPRMELDGSTIREFVIEQASDGRASLRPHRIGVGGYSRDDSGKLVRVVHTELDIDAEATVVPAFSGIERPELILINDGDLAYAKVRLDDKSLAFAVENINSFTDRLPRTLVLFSAWDMTRDGEMAASDYAALVLKALETEDHGTVLRSLINQLTTAVTLYSAPAKRDALQAEVGAHLAQLAKDAQPDTDRQFQLAMASVSLAHTDEQVDTVAGWLDGVDVPEGLSVDANFRWVILTRLAAAGRVDAAMIEAERVERDNTASGAANAARARAAISTPEAKEASWEEITGGEVPNSIQRAASYGFTNGNPALLVPFVERYFANIESQWENRTVEIASNFIGGAFPTKLTGRTDLGVDIVALGEAWLEENTEVAPAARRLFSEALAHAQRAARAQQADA; from the coding sequence GTGCCAGGACAAAACCTCACACGCGTCGAAGCGGCCGCACGCGCCGACATCATCACCTCCCACTCGTACCGGGTGGAACTCGATCTTCGCGGCGATACCACGTTCCGCTCGCAAACAACGGCAAAGTTCGGTGCCACGGCTGGTGCCTCCACGTTCATCGATCTGATCGCGCAATCGGTGGAAAAGATCGTGCTCAACGGCGTGGAACTCCCAACCGCCGCCTACGCAGATTCGCGCATCACCCTGGAAAATCTGAAGGAAGAAAACGAACTCTACGTGGATGCCACCTGCGTGTTCTCGCACACGGGTGAAGGTTTGCATCGCGCCACGGATCCGGCGGATGGCGAAGTTTACCTCTACTCCCAGTTTGAGGTTCCAGATTCGCGCCGCATGTACACGGTGTTCGAACAGCCTGATTTGAAGGCAGAGTTCACGTTTGTGGTGACGGCTCCGGAGGCGTGGAAGGTCTTTTCTGTGTCCCCAACGCCAGAAGCCACCCCAGCCGGCGATGGTTTTGCTACCTGGGAGTTCTCCCCTACGGAACGTATTTCCTCGTACCTGACCTGCATCGTTGCCGGCCCGTACGAAGGGGTCACGGATTCGCACCCGTCTAAGGACGGCCGCGTGATTCCGATGGGCGTGTACGCACGTAAATCGTTGGCAGAGTACTTGGATGGCGAAGAGATCATCACGATCACGAAGCAGGCGATGGACTTCTTCGAAGATGCGTGGGATGTTCCCTACCCGTTCCGTAAGTACGATCAGATTTTCGTGCCGGAATACAACGCGGGTGCGATGGAGCATCCTGGTTGTGTCACGATTTTGGACGATTACGTGTTCCGTTCTCGCCCAACGCAGGCGCTGGTGGAGCGCCGTGCAATCACAGTTGTTCACGAGTTGGCGCACATGTGGTTTGGCGATTTAGTTACGATGAAATGGTGGGACGATTTGTGGTTGAACGAATCGTTTGCCGAGTTCACGTCGCACGTTGCCACGGCTGAAGCGACAGCCTGGAAGGATGCGTGGGTGACGTTTAATTCTTCCGAAAAGTCGTGGGCTCAGATGCAGGATCAGTTGCCGTCTACTCACCCGATTGCCGCGGATATTCGCGATTTGGAAGACGTTCAGGTGAACTTCGATGGTATTACGTACGGTAAGGGCGCGTCTGTTTTCCAGCAGTTGGTTGCGTATGTTGGGCGCGATGCGTTCTTCACGGGCGTATCGAAGTATTTGAAGAAGAAGGCGTGGGGTAACGCCACGTTGGATGATCTTTTGGTTGAGCTTTCTGCCGCGTCTGGCCGCGATTTGACCGAGTGGGTGAAGTTGTGGCTTCAGGAGTCTGGGATCAACATTTTGCGTCCGCGTATGGAGCTTGATGGTTCCACGATTCGCGAGTTTGTGATTGAGCAGGCGTCGGATGGTCGCGCATCGTTGCGCCCGCACCGGATTGGCGTGGGTGGTTATTCGCGTGACGATTCGGGCAAGCTGGTTCGCGTTGTTCACACGGAACTTGATATCGACGCCGAAGCTACCGTTGTTCCTGCATTCTCCGGTATCGAACGCCCGGAGTTGATTTTGATTAACGACGGCGATTTGGCGTATGCCAAGGTGCGCTTGGATGATAAATCGTTGGCTTTTGCTGTTGAGAACATCAATTCGTTCACTGATCGTTTGCCACGCACGCTGGTCTTGTTCTCTGCTTGGGATATGACCCGTGATGGTGAGATGGCCGCGTCTGATTATGCGGCGCTCGTGTTGAAGGCATTGGAGACTGAAGATCACGGTACTGTGTTGCGTTCGTTGATCAACCAGCTCACCACGGCTGTCACCTTGTACTCTGCTCCAGCTAAACGCGATGCGTTGCAGGCTGAGGTGGGTGCTCATTTGGCACAGTTGGCGAAGGATGCGCAGCCTGATACTGATCGTCAGTTCCAGCTTGCAATGGCGTCCGTTTCTTTGGCTCACACTGATGAGCAGGTGGATACGGTTGCTGGTTGGCTGGATGGCGTGGATGTTCCAGAAGGCTTGAGTGTTGATGCGAACTTCCGCTGGGTTATCTTGACTCGTTTGGCTGCCGCTGGCCGCGTTGATGCTGCCATGATTGAAGCTGAACGCGTTGAGCGTGACAACACCGCATCGGGCGCCGCTAACGCCGCTCGCGCTCGCGCCGCGATTTCCACCCCTGAAGCTAAGGAAGCATCGTGGGAAGAAATCACGGGGGGCGAGGTTCCAAACTCGATCCAGCGTGCAGCATCCTACGGTTTCACCAACGGCAACCCTGCCTTGTTGGTGCCATTCGTTGAACGCTATTTCGCAAACATCGAATCACAGTGGGAGAACCGCACTGTGGAAATCGCATCGAACTTCATTGGTGGCGCATTCCCAACCAAGCTGACTGGCCGCACCGATCTTGGTGTGGATATTGTGGCGTTGGGCGAAGCATGGCTAGAAGAGAACACTGAGGTAGCTCCGGCTGCTCGCCGTTTGTTCTCTGAAGCGCTGGCACACGCACAGCGTGCAGCCCGCGCCCAGCAGGCTGACGCATAA
- the rpmF gene encoding 50S ribosomal protein L32, which yields MAVPKRKMSRSNTRSRRSQWKAELTELQTVKSLGGREVRIPRRLAKAAQKGLLD from the coding sequence ATGGCAGTACCTAAGCGCAAGATGTCCCGTAGCAACACCCGCTCTCGCCGCTCCCAGTGGAAGGCTGAGCTCACCGAGCTTCAGACCGTCAAGTCCCTTGGTGGCCGCGAGGTGCGTATCCCGCGCCGTTTGGCGAAGGCCGCACAAAAGGGCTTGCTTGACTGA
- the epsC gene encoding serine O-acetyltransferase EpsC, protein MHNHPPLFTQMKEDMQAVLKHDPAARNLVEVFLAYPGVHAVWGYRIAHRMWGHERLKTPARILAQAVRTFTGIEIHPGAELGRRLFIDHGMGVVIGETAEVGDDVVIFHGTTLGGVSMSEEKRHPTVGDRVVIGSGAKVLGPITVGHDVAIGANAVVVKDVPDGNTAVGIPAKNRPARNRAETGEQLDPAMWI, encoded by the coding sequence ATGCATAACCACCCGCCACTGTTTACACAGATGAAAGAAGACATGCAGGCCGTGCTCAAACACGATCCTGCGGCACGAAACCTCGTGGAAGTCTTCCTGGCCTACCCTGGCGTCCACGCCGTCTGGGGATACCGAATCGCCCACCGTATGTGGGGGCACGAACGGCTCAAAACGCCTGCGCGCATCCTCGCACAGGCCGTACGAACCTTCACTGGAATCGAAATCCATCCTGGCGCGGAACTCGGGCGGAGGCTCTTCATCGATCACGGCATGGGTGTGGTTATCGGGGAAACTGCCGAAGTTGGCGATGACGTGGTGATCTTCCATGGCACAACGCTGGGTGGCGTTTCCATGTCCGAAGAGAAACGCCACCCCACCGTAGGTGATCGCGTTGTTATCGGCTCCGGCGCCAAGGTTTTGGGGCCAATCACCGTTGGGCACGACGTGGCCATCGGCGCGAATGCCGTGGTAGTTAAAGACGTCCCTGACGGCAATACCGCCGTTGGGATTCCCGCCAAAAATCGGCCGGCACGGAACCGGGCGGAAACCGGCGAACAGCTCGATCCGGCAATGTGGATTTAA
- a CDS encoding dicarboxylate/amino acid:cation symporter: MEPAIIAKLKKNLLAWIVLAIVAGALLGKILPTTAIVPFATFNDVFGKFLGFSVPLIIVGLVTPAIADLGKSGGRWVILTVGLGYISTILAGLGTWGLASLLYPSFLAGQEVPDLAEPENAVASLMDASFSLPPVFGVLTALILAFLVGFGAVAAQAESIISLLQEFRDIIFIVIKKSIVPLLPLHVFGIFLNMSKSGQFETVIVAMAKVIAFAFALTLIMLLGQFTIAGTVAKKNPLTSLWNMRDAYATALGTASSAATIPVTLRSTMKNGVSEDVAGFVVPLCATIHLAGSTIKITAFALALQHMLGLDIEPGKIIGFILMLGIIMIAAPGVPGGAITAAQSVVQGMLGFTDPMYGIMVALYVAVDSFGTATNVTGDGAIAMIVNRFVTPEKSAATTQQ; encoded by the coding sequence ATGGAGCCTGCCATTATCGCCAAGCTCAAGAAAAATCTCTTGGCATGGATTGTCTTAGCCATCGTTGCCGGTGCGTTATTGGGAAAAATCCTCCCCACTACTGCTATCGTTCCATTCGCAACATTCAATGACGTCTTCGGAAAATTCCTCGGCTTTTCCGTTCCGCTTATCATCGTCGGTTTAGTAACACCCGCTATCGCAGACCTCGGCAAGTCCGGTGGGCGCTGGGTCATCCTCACCGTCGGCCTCGGCTACATTTCTACAATCTTGGCTGGTCTTGGCACATGGGGCCTCGCTTCTCTTCTCTATCCTTCTTTTCTGGCAGGCCAGGAAGTTCCTGATCTTGCAGAACCGGAGAACGCTGTTGCTTCCCTCATGGATGCCAGCTTCAGCCTACCGCCAGTATTCGGCGTGCTCACAGCACTGATCCTCGCATTCCTCGTTGGCTTTGGCGCAGTAGCAGCACAGGCAGAATCAATCATTTCTTTGCTTCAAGAGTTCCGGGACATCATTTTTATTGTTATTAAGAAATCGATCGTGCCACTCCTCCCGCTTCACGTGTTCGGTATCTTCCTCAACATGTCTAAATCTGGCCAATTCGAAACAGTGATCGTTGCAATGGCTAAGGTGATCGCATTCGCCTTCGCGCTCACGCTCATCATGCTTCTGGGCCAGTTCACGATTGCCGGCACAGTGGCAAAGAAGAACCCGCTCACGTCGTTATGGAATATGCGTGACGCGTACGCAACCGCACTTGGAACAGCATCGTCTGCTGCCACCATCCCAGTCACGCTCCGTTCTACTATGAAGAACGGCGTGTCAGAAGATGTGGCCGGATTCGTTGTGCCGCTGTGCGCAACCATCCATCTTGCTGGTTCCACAATCAAAATCACGGCATTCGCCCTGGCCCTACAGCACATGCTCGGCTTAGATATCGAACCCGGAAAAATCATCGGATTCATTCTCATGCTGGGCATCATCATGATCGCAGCCCCTGGCGTTCCAGGCGGCGCAATCACCGCAGCCCAATCAGTTGTTCAAGGAATGCTCGGATTTACCGATCCGATGTACGGAATCATGGTTGCCCTCTACGTTGCTGTAGACTCCTTCGGAACCGCAACAAATGTGACCGGTGACGGGGCAATCGCCATGATCGTTAACCGTTTCGTCACCCCAGAAAAATCAGCTGCCACTACGCAACAATAA